Below is a window of Procambarus clarkii isolate CNS0578487 chromosome 19, FALCON_Pclarkii_2.0, whole genome shotgun sequence DNA.
cacacacacacacacacacagtgtgaggccGGTGGCGGACTGGGCAGCAcgctggacgtgtgatcctgtggtcccgagttcgattcccggcgccggcgtgaaacaatgggcagagtttctttcaccctgatgcccctgttacctagcagtaaatcggtacctgggagttagtcagctgtcacgggctgcttcttggggtgtgtgtgtggtgtgaaaaaaagtagttagtaaacagttgattgacagttgagaggcgggccgaaagagcagagctcaacccctgcaagcacatctaggtgaatacaactaggtgaatacacactctcacacacacacacacacacacacacacacacacacacacacacacacacacacacacacacacacacacacacatacacacacacacacataccatgcaagctgatggagaagattgtgcgaagaaagctagtggagcacctggagcgaaagaactttgtaacacagcatcaatatggattcagggatggcaggtcctgcctcacagggttacttgaattctacgaccaggcaacaaaaataaggcaagaaagagaagggtgggcagactgcatatttttggattgtcagaaagcctttgacacagtgccacacaagaggctagtgaaaaagctggagatgcaggctggagtgaaagggaaggtactccgttggatacaggagtacgtaagcaacaggagacaacgagtcaatgtgaggggtgaggtctcagattggcgagacgtcacaagtggagtcccgcaggggtcagtccttggacctatactgtttctgatatatgtaaatgatctcccagagggtatagaattgtttctctcagtgtttgccgatgatgcaaaaattaacaggaggattgaaactgaggacgatagtaggaggctacaagatgacctagacagactgagtgaatggtccaacaaatggctgttgaagttcaacccgagtaaatgcaaagtaatgaaactaggcagtggaaacaggaggccagacacaggatacagaataggagatgaagtacttaatgaaacggacagagaaagatctaggagttgatatcacaccaaacctgtctcctgaagcccacataaagagaataacgtctgcggcatatgcgaggctggctaacatcagaacagcgttcaggaacctgtgtaaggaatcattcagaatcttggacaccacatatgtaagaccaatcctggagtatgtggccccagcatggagccagtaccttgtcaagcacaagacgaagctggaaaaagtccaaaggtatgccactagactagtcccagaactaagaggcatgagttacgaggaaaggctgcggaaaatgcacctttcgacactggaagacagaagagtaaggggagacatgatcacaacctacaaaatcctcagaggaatcgaccgggtaaacaaggataaactattcaacactggtgggacgcgaacaaggggacacaggtggaaacttagtacccacatggagttagacagctagctgttaagggctgcttcctggggatgtgtgtgtgtgttttaaagaTAAAATTATGTAGTAGACTTAATAgagaaaaaatagattggttagaaaagcgGAGTCCAAGAGTCAATAGTTCGATTCtgaagatacaaatagtaaatacacacacactctacagAAGTAGTCTGAAAAGTGACCGCTGGAGCTCACTAGTGGTCGCTGGAGCTCACTATAGTGGCCGCTGGAGCTCACTAGTGGCCGCTGGAGCTCACTAGTTGTCGCTGGAGCTCACTATAGTGGCCGTTGGAGCTCACTAGTGGCCGCTGGAGCTCACTAGGGGCCGCTGAGGCTTACTAGTGGCCGCTGGAGTTCACTAGTGGTCGCTGGAGCTCACTATAGTGGCCGCTGGAGCTCACTTGTGGTCGCTGGAGTTCATTAGTGGCCGCTGGAGCTCACTATAGTGGCCGCTGGAGCTCACTAGTGGCCGCTGGAGCTCACTAGTGGCCGCTGGAGCTCACTATAATGGCCGCTGGAGCTCACTAGTGGTCGCTGGAGCTCACTAGTGGCCGCTGGAGCTCACTAGGGGCCGCTGAGGCTCACTAGTGGCCGCTGGAGCTCACTAGTGGCCGCTGGAGCTCACTAGTGGCCGCTGGAGCTCACTAGTGGCCGCTGGAGCTCACTATAGTGGCCGCTGGAGCTCACTAGGGGCCGCTGGAGCTCACTATAGTGGCCGCTGGAGCTCACTAGAGGCCGCTGGAGCTCACTAGGGGCCGCTGGAGCTCACTAGTGGCCGCTGGAGCTCACTAGTGGCCGCTGGAGCTCACTATAGTGGCCGCTGGAGCTCACTAGGGGCCGCTGGAGCTCACTAGGGGCCGCTGCAGCTCACTAGGGGCCGCTGGAGCTCACTAGTGGCCGCTGGAACTCACTAGAGGCCGCTGGAGCTCACTATAGTGGCCGCTGGAGCTCACTAGAGGCCGCTGGAGCTCACTAGTGGCCGCTGGAGCTCACTAGTGGCCACTGGAGCTCACTGAGAGGAATGACCTTGGAGCGGGGAACAAAAATAGAAGCGTCCATGCGCCCATCTGAGGACAGTGATTATGTAGATCGTGGTCATTGTCCACTGGTCATGGGGGTGatggggtggggttgtggggtgggggtgaggggaggttaTGGGGTGGGGGGTTAGTATCTCCCTCACCCTATTCCCTTCACCCTATATACTCCTCGCCCCATGCAACAAGTGGGTTGGTGCTTCATCTTCAACGTTGCAACGGAGAGGGATGCGAACCCTGGGCGGGTGTATATTGCTCCGGGAGATGCAACAGTTCTCGAACGCAATGGGATGGGATAAGGTGGGACGGGCGCGGGATGATGTGGAATAGAATGGGATAGTAAGGAGGAAGGGATAGCAGAGGGTCGGAGGGGTTGTAAAAATGTAATTTTTTGTTTacgttagttgtgcttgcgggggttgagctctagctctttggtcccgcctctcaaccgtcaatcaactggtgtacaggttcctgagcctactggcctctatcatatatacatttgaaactgtgtatggagtcagcctccataccttgggagccggtcggccgagttgacagcacgctggacttgtgatcctgtggtcttgggttcgatcccaggcgccggcgagaaacaatgggcagagtttctttcaccctatgcccctgttacctagcagtaaaataggtacctgggtgttagtcagctgtcacgggctgcttccagggggtggaggcctggtcgagaaccgggccgcggggacactaagccccggaagcacctcaaggtaacctcaaggcaaggtatAGTCTCTGGGGAAGAGTGGACCGGTATTTGGAGGCAAGGTATAGGAAGAGAAGTAAGGGTGAGCAGGAATAAGGGTGATGTTGAGGGTTGTGATGTAGTGATGTCACCCCACTACACTCTTCCCTGTGTCTACCCATCACAGGGTGATGTAGTGATGTCACCCCACTACACTCTTCCCTGTGTCTACCCATCACAGCACTCTGCCACGCTCAGCTTAACTGTTCTCGCATTCTCAATTCGTGACTGTATATTCGCCCCTGAAGCTTGTCCACTCCCCTGAAGCTCGTCCACTCCACTGAAGCTTGTCCACTCCCCTGAAGCTTGTCCACTCCCCTGAAGCTTGTCCACTCCCCTAAAGCTTGTCCACTCCCCTGAAGCTCGTCCACTCCCCTGAAGCTTGTCCACTCCCCTGAAGCTCGTCCACTCTGAAGCTTGTCCACTCTCCTGAAGCTCGTCCACTTCCCTGAAGCTTGTCCACTCCCCTGAAGCTTGTCCTCTCCCCTGAAACTTGTCCACTCCCCTGAAGCTTGTCCACTCCCCTGAAGCTTGTCCACTCCCCTGAAGCTTGTCCTCTCCCCTGAAACTTGTCCACTCCCCTGAAGCTTGTCCACTCCCCTGAAGCTTGTCCACTCCCCTGAAGCTTGTCCACTCCCCTGAAGCTCGTCCACTCCCCTGAAGCTTGTCCACTCCCCTGAAGCTTGTCCACTCCCCTGAAGCTTGTCCACTCCCCTGAAAATTGTCCTCTCCCCTGAAACTTGTCCACTCCCCTGAAGCTTGTCCACTTCCCTGAAGCTTGTCCACTCCCCTGAAGCATGCCCACTCCCCTGAAGCTTGTCCACTCCCCTGAAGCTTGTCCACTCCCCTGAAGCTTGTCCACTCCCCTGAAGCTCGTCCACTCCCCTGAAGCTCGTCCACTCCCCTGAAGCTTGTCCACTCCCCTGAAGCTTGTCCACTCCCCTGAAGCTTGTCCACTCCCCTGAAGCTTGTCCACTCCCCTGAAGCTTGTCCACTCCCCTGAAGATTGTCCTCTCCCCTGAAACTTGTCCACTCCCCTGAAGCTTGTCCACTCCCCTGAAGCTTGTCCACTCCCCTGAAGCTCGTCCACTCCTCTGAAGCTTGTCCACTCTCCTGAAGCTTGTCCACTCTCCTGAAGCTTGTCCACTCCCCTGAAGCTTGTCCACTCCCCTGAAGCTTGTCCACTCCCCTGAAGCTTGTCCACTCCCCTGAAGCTTGTCCACTCCCCTGAAGATTGTCCTCTCCCCTGAAACTTGTCCACTCCCCTGAAGCTTGTCCACTCCCCTGAAGCTTGTCCACTCCCCTGAAGCTTGTCCACTCCCCTGAAGCTTGTCCACTCCCCTGAAGCTTGTCCACTCCCCTGAAGCTTGTCCTTTCCCCTTAAGCTCGTCCACTCCCCTGAAGCTTGACGCTCTATGCTGCTAACGGGAACAGTAACGTTCCCGTTACTGAAGCGGCGCGGAGTCTCTTCAATGAAAGCTTCGAACGTCAGCTGCGTCATTTACTTATTTCTGAATTATGGGGCCCAACAGCTTTAGGAAGcccttgagggcgttggggaggtGAGAGGCGGCCCCCCTCACCGGAGATTAGGGATGAGCCCTGACTAATTGCCCCGACGAGGGCGGGAAATCCTACCTTTTTGACGCCGATGTCGTCCTTAATGACAAGTGTAATTGGAATGTTTTGAGTTCAGCGTCTCCTGGGACCGAGTTTACATCATTACCACCTCGGTAAACTGCTCTAGCCAATCTCAACCAGGTATACAAGGGTCTACAGGTCGTATAGGGGGTTTGTTTACCCCTAACTAAATGAGCCCAACGGCGCGGAGCAGTAAGGTCTAAAGTCATTTTAAGAGGAGGAACCTAGGATTAAAACTCTCTTTCCCTGCCAAAATGTTTACGATCCCTCGTAAGTGCATTGCGTCGTAAGTCTCAGTGTTGGGGCTCTaagatcttatatatatatatatatatatatatatatatatatatatatatatatatatatatatatatatatatatatatatatatatatatatatataatatatatatatatatatatatatatatatatatatatatatatatatatatatatataatttaaagaCTTTTTCAGGAGCCCCGTACAGCGGAGGCTTTGCTTAATCTTGctagtcggcgttcgatccccgatggttcaagtggttgggcagcgttTGTCTTCTCCGTCCTAGCTTATATAGTTCCTTAATTGTCCTCATATTTCAGTTCCTTCTCCTCGTATCCTTGTTCCTtctcctcttatcccagctccttgacctcatatcccagctccttatcctcatatcccagctccttatcctcatatcccagctccttatcctcatatcacgATATCGTCACTCTCGCTCTCTCACCGAGCGCGCTCTCTCGCACGCGCGCGCACGTCCCGAGAGAAGGTAGGTGGCGAAATGATTCTAGTTTTTTGGGAGGGTAATAAGGGGAGACAAGAGGCCTCCCGGGCCCCTATTGTGCACGCACATGTTCCCCTTTTTTGTCTCAGAGAGtgaaacacgtggctggtgggggagggggagggcggGGAGGGGAAGACTGGGACGTACTCCCCTTTTAAAAGAGGGAAGTggaagggggaaagggggggttcTAGGTCATAgctttaagagagagagagagagagagagagagagagagagagagagagagagagagagagagagagagagagagagagagagagagagagagagagagagagagagagagagagagagagagagagagagagagagagagagagagagagagagagagagagagagagagaacaaagttAGGATAGGCGTTCGTTCACCATTGAGTTGTCCTGTTTGCATGTGTTCACAGGACTAATAGGAAGCTGCTCTGGTACAGGAAACCTCCGCAAGTTTAGTTTATAGGACTATGTTGTtattgtcaccccccccccccaactatcacccttaagccccccccccccctactcactTCATTCTCCccctactcccctcccccccccccccccacccgttctTCGGTCTGATTAAGCGTGGTTCACTTATCGAATATGACAACATTGGGACCTGCGCACATGGGACGGTGATTGTTCTCGAGGGAGGGACGGTGGCCACCATAAAAGTTGATTGTAAACCGTTCCTGGTTGTCCCGCACAGTCTCTCAGGGGACGGCAGCCCGCTGCGAGACCCCGTTCGAGCCCCATATGTGTCTGAACACTGGTAATATATGGGGTGTCAGACGGGTTCATTCTGCGTTCTGCGGTCGACTCCTGCTGTGTACTACTCTTTCTGCGCACAAAATAATACATCAGTTATGGCTTAAAAGATAAGTTTTACTAGCGTTTATTGGAGAGAAAACTGAAGGTCTAAGATACTAAGATATTGAGGGACGAAGATACCTTTTGAGGTTAtaggttatcttgacatgatttcggggcgtagtgtccccgcggcccggtcctcgaccaagcctccacccccaggaagcagcccgtgacagctgagtaactcccaggtaccaatttactgctaggtaacaggggtatcaggatgaaagaaactctgcccattgtttctcgccggcgcccaggatcgaacccgggaccacaggatcacgcgtccagtgttctgtccgctcagccaccggatcCCAAAGCTGTTTAACTGACCAATCAGAGAGCCTTGTTCACGGATCAACAACCCCAGCTCATACTCTgtcaagaaattccaggaggctaATAGACGTGATCTTAGAAGTGAGTATAAGATGAACTGACTTCGTTTGATTCACGTTAAGATTTTTGGTGGcgtggaagggaactatcagggggaaaagcgccaagccattacgtcaatataacaCACGGAAGGGAGCAGGAAAAGGATTTGGAATGGAACAGTTGGAAAGAATGgtgcacttggacggtcgaggattgaaccccGACCCGCATGAAGTGAGGCCGTCGCTctcccgtccagcccaagtgattggaagCTTTAAAGGATTTCATATTTAACGATAAATTAACATCCTGGAATTTGGGAATTATTACAAGTAATTTTTAGTAGAAAGGACTATACCAATACGACTAAATACCACTTGGGAGAGAtacgaggataaggatttgggataagaTGGAGGGATGGAACGGTGCTCTACCACATAGATCATCGGGGATCGAgctccgaccctgcaagaagcgagaccgtcgctccaccGACCATCCCGAGAGTACTGAGTGTGGTCGGGTCTTTTCTTGGAAGATATGAGTTTCTGGTGTTGATGGATGATAGTGTTGGAGGAAGATAGTGTTGGAGGAAGATAGTGTTGGAGGAAGATAGTGTTGGAGGAAGATAGTGTTGGAGGAAGATAGTGTTGGAGGAAGATAGTGTTGGAGGAAGATAGTGTTGGAGGAAGATAATGTTGGAGGAAGATAGTGTTGGTAGAAGATAGTGTTGGAAGAAGGTAGTGTTGGAGGAAGATAGTATTGGAGGAAGATAGTGTTGGAGGAAGATAGTGTTGGAGGAAGATAGTGTTGGAGGAAGATAGTGTTGGAGGAAGATAGTGTTGGAGGAAGATAGTGTTGGAGGAAGATAGTGTTGGAGGAAGATAGTGTTGGAGGAAGATAGTGTAGAAGGAAGATAGTGTTGGAGGAAGATAGTGTTGGAGGAAGATAGTGTTGGAGGAAGATAGTGTTGGAGGAAGATAGTGTTGGAGGAAGATAGTGTAGAAGGAAGATAGTGTTGGAGGAAGATAGTGTTGGAGGAAGATAGTGTAGGAGGAAGATAGTGTTGGAGGAAGATAGTGTAGAAGGAAGATAGTGTTGGAGGAAGATAGTGTTGGAGGAAGATAGTGTTGGAGGAAGATAGTGTTGGAGGAAGATAGTGCTAGAGGAAGATAGTGTTGGAGGAAGATAGTATTGGAAGAAGATAGTGTTGGAGGAAGATAGTATTGGAGGAAGATAGTGTTGGTAGAAGATAGTGTTGGAGGAAGATAGTGTTGGAGGAAGATAGTGTTGGAGGAAGATATTGGTTGGAACAGGTACAGTACTGGGTCAGTGGGACATGTTCCCTACATTAAGGATATCACCTACTGTCTAAGAGCAGGTCATTAATGAGAGGTCGAGTTCCCGACTCATttggctgtaagagtcatatgttAGAAGCAATATCTTCTTGAACAGTGTTGCTGGATGGTGCAAACTTTCTCCGAGGAGGTCGCATGTATTGGGAGGTGTTGCATACATATATGGGAATAGTTGCAAAATGTTGAATGTATTAACGTTGTATTAATGTATTAAGTTGTTGCAAATGTTGCACTATATgcgttttgacgctagttacacaattgtattatatatatatatatatatatatatatatatatatatatatatatatatatatatatatatatatacatgtacatatgtaatcagtcatttacacaaatacatatacatatcgatAATCTTCTGTATCacgagtgattcaacaagaggctcacaacagtcactatacgaggcagtttacatctatggtgagtcacacagttactagtcttgctccacacccacccaactgggcggcagttttacagtcatgtgcaggctgcacctactgtcatgtgcaggctgcacgtatagtcatgtgcaggctgcacgtaCAGTCATgtacaggctgcacctacagtcatgtgcaggctgcacctacagtcatgtacaggctgcacctacagtcatgtgcaggctgcacctacagtcatgtacaggctgcacctacagtcatgtgcaggctgcacctacagtcatgtacaggctgcacctacagtcatgtacaggctgcacctacagtcatgtgcaggctgcacctacagtcatgtgcaggctgcacctacagtcatgtacaggctgcacctacagtcatgtgcaggctgcacctacagtcatgtgcaggctgcacctacagtcatgtacaggctgcacctacagtcatgtgcaggctgcacctacagtcatgtacaggctgcacctacagtcatgtacaggctgcacctacagtcatgtacaggctgcacctacagtcatgtacaggctgcacctacagtcatgtacaggctgcacctacagtcaccaAACTTgggatacttggctaagattcctggcagtacatcattatgaatgaagaacTTACACAAGTCTTTTAACACCATTGATGGTATTTCAGATTGATGCAGGCAATACAGGGGTGTTAGATGTGATGCAGTGTATTGAACATATTGCAGGTGTTGCGTGTATTACGGAGGATGTTTCTGGATATTGCAAGTTATTGCTGGTGTTATGAAGGTATTGTAGGTGTTGTAGAAGGTTCTTACGTGTTAGAAGCATTGCAGGGATGATGCAAGTTTTGTAGGGTGTTGCTTATATTGAAGTATGTTGCAGATGTTGCCTGTTACTGCCAAAACAAATGCAACAATatggtggagagggagggagggagggagggaggtagggagggagagaggcagagagagaggcagagagagaggtagagagagagagagagagagagagagagagagagagagagagagagagagagagagagagagagagagagagagagagagagagagagggagagagagatttaCAGAACGTAGATAGAATAGGTCTAGATATCTGTTCATAGAGGCGGTCTGCCAGCTGGCTACTGACAGACCGGAGGACACCGATATCCCTCCGCCAATCACAATAGTGCCAGCAGACATGCGGTGATCGTGGATATCCACTGGATTATAAATAACTTTTGCAAATGAAAATGAAAACCGGAAAACTTTTATTAAATATGGTCTACCGGTGGGTATTGTTAAATGGTAATATTATTCAGAGATGATTTGACATTTGGTATTAAGGGGCGGAAGTGAGAGGGCGTCCTCAGGGACTAGACAAAAAAATGGCGGCCGGGGAagacttcccgccaaacacacaacgaaactacgacgttggtacaacgttcgaacaagttttaacacctaaccagttataacaactaatatagcaagtagtaacaacgttctaatacgtcataaacacgttaagccaagacgtaacaactttattacaagttgtaacaagcggaaaatagagacagtttcggtttgtgtttccagggttggggccagattcacgaaaacacttacgcaagcccttacgaacgtgtacatctttccttaatctttgacggctttggttacatttattaaacagtttacaagcatgaaaacttgccaatcaactattgttattgttataaacagcctcctggtgcttcggagctcattaactgttttataATTGGAAactaagccgccaaagattgagaaaagatctacaggttcgtaagtacttgcgtaagtgctttcgtgaatctggtccttggAGAGAGGCGTATGCTCGTATAAAAAAatcaaaaattcaaatgtttattcaagtaaagtataaacattcaaagtgtgatacaaacattgataggtttatagatagagctagtacatacagtgcctaagccactattacgcaaagcgtttcgggctggaaaaacactaaagactaaaacttaatactaattgagattcaagtataaaatgtgttgagaaaatatataaataataaaggagggaacatggcagaaaaatagcaaatatacaatttggtcgacaaacaacattgtttaaaaatagcagacatgggttgacattataggggtaaggtaggttacagggagttaattaggtagcgcttagtttttatcttaaactggttgagagaggtacagtctttaacatggttgggaaggtcattccacattctgggtcccttgatttgtaaagcatttctagttagattaagtcgtactcttggaatatcaaaaaggtatttgtttctggtgtggtgctcatgggttctgttacaaacttcaaggaagcttttaaggtcaggattgacattacagttcagctttatatatatatatatatatatatatatatatatatatatatatatatatatatatatatatatatatatatatatatatattcctgtagacatatattattaaatatgaccgaaaaagtaagattaataattctaacacgaattttctctatatttcttatatttctttt
It encodes the following:
- the LOC138366365 gene encoding uncharacterized transmembrane protein DDB_G0289901-like, with the protein product MTQLTFEAFIEETPRRFSNGNVTVPVSSIERQASGEWTSLRGKDKLQGSGQASGEWTSFRGVDKLQGSGQASGEWTSFRGVDKFQGRGQSSGEWTSFRGVDKLQGSGQASGEWTSFRGVDKLQESGQASGEWTSFRGVDELQGSGQASGEWTSFRGVDKFQGRGQSSGEWTSFRGVDKLQGSGQASGEWTSFRGVDKLQGSGRASGEWTSFRGVDKLQGSGQASGEWTSFRGVGMLQGSGQASGKWTSFRGVDKFQGRGQFSGEWTSFRGVDKLQGSGQASGEWTSFRGVDKLQGSGQASGEWTSFRGVDKFQGRGQASGEWTSFRGVDKLQGSGQVSGERTSFRGVDKLQGSGRASGEWTSFRVDELQGSGQASGEWTSFRGVDKL